A genomic stretch from Helianthus annuus cultivar XRQ/B chromosome 1, HanXRQr2.0-SUNRISE, whole genome shotgun sequence includes:
- the LOC110927306 gene encoding uncharacterized protein LOC110927306: MTELQLVGGIKQLNQSNYKQWSTCIKSYLQGKDLWQVMNGTKTRQPTNDINSTIGKWQVKATRVMFIIKTTVDEDVLDHIQDLEFPKQAWDTLETLFTKKDAQLQLVKGELMTASQGDLPISQYFQKIKNLCREIGELDPQSRVSDACMKRILIHGLRPEYRSFVTAIQGWATQPSITKFENILAGKKL, from the coding sequence ATGACAGAGTTACAGCTCGTAGGAGGAATCAAGCAACTGAACCAAAGCAACTACAAACAATGGTCAACATGCATCAAATCGTATCTTCAAGGTAAAGATCTTTGGCAGGTGATGAACGGTACCAAGACAAGACAACCCACAAACGATATCAACAGTACTATCGGGAAGTGGCAGGTGAAAGCGACTCGGGTGATGTTTATCATCAAGACAACAGTTGATGAAGATGTTCTTGATCACATTCAAGATCTCGAATTCCCAAAGCAAGCGTGGGATACACTTGAAACCTTATTTACGAAGAAAGATGCTCAGTTACAACTAGTCAAAGGCGAACTAATGACGGCATCTCAAGGTGATCTTCCTATTTcacaatattttcaaaaaattaaaaacctATGTCGTGAAATTGGAGAACTAGATCCACAGTCTCGGGTTAGCGATGCTTGTATGAAGCGGATACTCATCCACGGTTTAAGACCGGAGTATCGTAGCTTTGTTACCGCTATCCAAGGGTGGGCGACCCAACCGAGTATAACCAAGTTCGAGAATATTCTTGCTGGCAAAAAACTTTAG